The following coding sequences lie in one Lolium perenne isolate Kyuss_39 chromosome 2, Kyuss_2.0, whole genome shotgun sequence genomic window:
- the LOC127334340 gene encoding dynamin-related protein 3A isoform X4, which translates to MADSVAAAEAAHPATVGQAVIPLVNRLQDIMARLDGDSAAGVELPQVAAIGGQSSGKSSVLEALVGRDFLPRGPEICTRRPLVLQLVRHSAPEEWGEFLHAPGRRFHDFEHIKREIQSETDKEAGGNKGVSEKQIRLKIFSPNVIDITLVDLPGITRVPVGDQPSDIESRIRTMIMQYIKHPSCIILAVSPANADLANSDALQLARLGDPDGSRTIGVITKLDIMDRGTDARNFLLGNVIPLKLGYVGIVNRSQEDINFNRSIKDALAFEEKFFSTLPAYHGLSQCCGVPQLAKKLNMILLKHITDMLPGLKSRINAQLVAVAKEHAAYGDAAESTAGQGVKLLNILGKYCEAFSSMVEGKNKVSTDQLSGGARIHYIFQSIFVKSLEEVDPCKNISDEDIRTSIQNSGGPKGAMFLPELPFEILVRRQIGRLLDPSLQCAKFIYDELVKISHGCLTSELQKYPILKRRMGESVSNFLRDGLRPAETMITHIIEMEMDYINTSHSSFVGGSKVVELAKHDGLPLRGPTSLSAHKDGIAISSEMQLKSSIENNIQLKSERGQKSRAVFARDATRGATAEQGFQPDTDAAGGGQKGNSLVGGSLSNMPGPRVLNSLYSMIRLREPPITLKPSENKTDQDRTEIAIVKLLVKSYYDIVRKSIEDAVPKAIMHFLVNHTKRELHNVLIRKLYRENLLDEMLRETDEVLIRRQRIQETLQVLEQAHRTLEEFPLEAEKVEKGYSLSEYTTGLPKLAGLGNRSLS; encoded by the exons ATGGCGGACTCGGTTGCGGCCGCTGAGGCGGCGCACCCGGCGACGGTGGGGCAGGCGGTGATCCCGCTCGTCAATAGGCTGCAGGACATCATGGCGCGGTTAGACGGCGACTCCGCCGCCGGCGTGGAGCTGCCACAGGTGGCGGCCATCGGCGGGCAGAGCAGCGGCAAGTCCAGTGTGCTGGAGGCGCTCGTCGGCCGCGACTTCCTCCCGAGGGGCCCCGAAATCTGCACCCGCCGGCCCCTCGTGCTCCAGCTCGTGCGCCACTCGGCCCCCGAGGAGTGGGGCGAGTTCCTCCACGCCCCCGGCCGCCGATTCCACGATTTCGAGCACATCAAGCGCGAGATCCAG TCGGAAACTGACAAAGAAGCTGGAGGTAACAAAGGGGTTTCCGAGAAACAGATCCGTCTTAAAATCTTTTCACCGAATGTCATTGACATCACCTTGGTTGACCTCCCTGGAATAACTAGGGTTCCAGTTGGAGATCAGCCTAGTGATATTGAGTCAAGAATAAGAACAATGATCATGCAATACATTAAGCATCCAAGCTGCATTATCTTGGCTGTCTCACCCGCAAATGCAGATTTAGCTAATTCTGATGCGCTTCAACTGGCAAGGCTTGGTGATCCTGATG GATCGAGGACAATTGGTGTTATCACCAAG TTGGACATCATGGACAGGGGAACTGATGCTCGTAACTTTTTACTGGGAAATGTGATTCCTCTCAAGCTTGGTTATGTAGGTATTGTGAATCGCAGCCAAGAG GACATCAACTTTAACCGAAGCATTAAAGATGCACTTGCCTTTGAGGAGAAGTTTTTCTCGACTCTACCT GCTTATCACGGTCTTTCACAATGCTGTGGTGTTCCTCAATTAGCCAAGAAGTTAAATATG ATTCTACTAAAGCACATTACTGATATGCTTCCAGGTTTGAAATCTCGAATAAATGCTCAGTTGGTAGCAGTTGCAAAGGAACATGCTGCTTATGGTGATGCTGCAGAATCAACG GCTGGCCAGGGAGTTAAACTATTGAACATATTGGGAAAATATTGTGAAG CCTTTTCTTCAATGGTGGAGGGCAAAAATAAAGTGTCAACAGATCAGCTTTCTGGTGGAGCAAGAATTCACTACATTTTTCAGTCAATTTTTGTCAAGAGCTTGGAG GAAGTTGACCCTTGCAAGAACATAAGCGATGAAGATATTCGCACTAGCATACAGAATTCTGGCGGTCCAAAGGGTGCTATGTTTCTGCCAGAG TTGCCTTTTGAGATTCTTGTCCGAAGGCAGATAGGCCGTTTGCTTGATCCAAGTCTTCAGTGTGCTAAGTTTATCTATGATGAGTTGGTCAAA ATCAGCCATGGTTGCTTAACCAGTGAGCTGCAGAAATACCCAATTCTTAAAAGGCGGATGGGTGAATCAGTTAGCAATTTCTTGAGAGATGGTCTTCGACCTGCAGAAACAATGATAACCCATATTATTGAAATGGAG ATGGATTACATAAATACCTCACATTCAAGCTTTGTTGGAGGCAGCAAGGTTGTTGAACTTGCTAAGCACGATGGTCTACCTTTGAGAGGACCAACTTCACTATCGGCTCATAAG GATGGTATTGCTATAAGTTCTGAGATGCAGTTAAAATCTTCTATTGAGAACAATATACAGCTCAAATCTGAAAGAGGTCAAAAGTCACGTGCTGTTTTTGCAAGAGATGCTACCAGAGGAGCAACAGCTGAGCAG GGATTTCAGCCTGATACTGATGCAG CAGGTGGAGGCCAGAAGGGTAACTCTCTAGTTGGTGGGAGTTTGTCAAACATGCCAGGACCGCGAGTCCTAAATAGCTTATACTCTATGATTCGGTTAAGAGAG CCACCCATCACATTGAAACCATCAGAAAACAAGACTGACCAGGATAGAACAGAGATAGCAATTGTGAAGCTATTGGTCAAATCTTACTATGACATTGTCAGAAAGAGTATTGAGGATGCAGTTCCAAAAGCTATAATGCACTTTCTG GTGAACCACACAAAGCGGGAGCTCCATAACGTTTTAATTCGGAAACTATACAG AGAGAACCTACTTGATGAAATGCTGAGGGAAACAGATGAAGTTCTTATCAGACGGCAGCGTATTCAAGAAACGCTCCAAGTTCTCGAACAAGCACATAGG ACGCTCGAAGAGTTTCCCCTTGAAGCTGAAAAGGTCGAGAAGGGTTACAGCCTATCTGAATATACAACCGGCCTTCCAAAACTCGCTGGACTTGGCAACCGCAGCCTCAGCTAG
- the LOC127334340 gene encoding dynamin-related protein 3A isoform X3 → MADSVAAAEAAHPATVGQAVIPLVNRLQDIMARLDGDSAAGVELPQVAAIGGQSSGKSSVLEALVGRDFLPRGPEICTRRPLVLQLVRHSAPEEWGEFLHAPGRRFHDFEHIKREIQSETDKEAGGNKGVSEKQIRLKIFSPNVIDITLVDLPGITRVPVGDQPSDIESRIRTMIMQYIKHPSCIILAVSPANADLANSDALQLARLGDPDGSRTIGVITKLDIMDRGTDARNFLLGNVIPLKLGYVGIVNRSQEDINFNRSIKDALAFEEKFFSTLPAYHGLSQCCGVPQLAKKLNMILLKHITDMLPGLKSRINAQLVAVAKEHAAYGDAAESTAGQGVKLLNILGKYCEAFSSMVEGKNKVSTDQLSGGARIHYIFQSIFVKSLEEVDPCKNISDEDIRTSIQNSGGPKGAMFLPELPFEILVRRQIGRLLDPSLQCAKFIYDELVKISHGCLTSELQKYPILKRRMGESVSNFLRDGLRPAETMITHIIEMEMDYINTSHSSFVGGSKVVELAKHDGLPLRGPTSLSAHKDGIAISSEMQLKSSIENNIQLKSERGQKSRAVFARDATRGATAEQGFQPDTDAGTSAAGGGQKGNSLVGGSLSNMPGPRVLNSLYSMIRLREPPITLKPSENKTDQDRTEIAIVKLLVKSYYDIVRKSIEDAVPKAIMHFLVNHTKRELHNVLIRKLYRENLLDEMLRETDEVLIRRQRIQETLQVLEQAHRTLEEFPLEAEKVEKGYSLSEYTTGLPKLAGLGNRSLS, encoded by the exons ATGGCGGACTCGGTTGCGGCCGCTGAGGCGGCGCACCCGGCGACGGTGGGGCAGGCGGTGATCCCGCTCGTCAATAGGCTGCAGGACATCATGGCGCGGTTAGACGGCGACTCCGCCGCCGGCGTGGAGCTGCCACAGGTGGCGGCCATCGGCGGGCAGAGCAGCGGCAAGTCCAGTGTGCTGGAGGCGCTCGTCGGCCGCGACTTCCTCCCGAGGGGCCCCGAAATCTGCACCCGCCGGCCCCTCGTGCTCCAGCTCGTGCGCCACTCGGCCCCCGAGGAGTGGGGCGAGTTCCTCCACGCCCCCGGCCGCCGATTCCACGATTTCGAGCACATCAAGCGCGAGATCCAG TCGGAAACTGACAAAGAAGCTGGAGGTAACAAAGGGGTTTCCGAGAAACAGATCCGTCTTAAAATCTTTTCACCGAATGTCATTGACATCACCTTGGTTGACCTCCCTGGAATAACTAGGGTTCCAGTTGGAGATCAGCCTAGTGATATTGAGTCAAGAATAAGAACAATGATCATGCAATACATTAAGCATCCAAGCTGCATTATCTTGGCTGTCTCACCCGCAAATGCAGATTTAGCTAATTCTGATGCGCTTCAACTGGCAAGGCTTGGTGATCCTGATG GATCGAGGACAATTGGTGTTATCACCAAG TTGGACATCATGGACAGGGGAACTGATGCTCGTAACTTTTTACTGGGAAATGTGATTCCTCTCAAGCTTGGTTATGTAGGTATTGTGAATCGCAGCCAAGAG GACATCAACTTTAACCGAAGCATTAAAGATGCACTTGCCTTTGAGGAGAAGTTTTTCTCGACTCTACCT GCTTATCACGGTCTTTCACAATGCTGTGGTGTTCCTCAATTAGCCAAGAAGTTAAATATG ATTCTACTAAAGCACATTACTGATATGCTTCCAGGTTTGAAATCTCGAATAAATGCTCAGTTGGTAGCAGTTGCAAAGGAACATGCTGCTTATGGTGATGCTGCAGAATCAACG GCTGGCCAGGGAGTTAAACTATTGAACATATTGGGAAAATATTGTGAAG CCTTTTCTTCAATGGTGGAGGGCAAAAATAAAGTGTCAACAGATCAGCTTTCTGGTGGAGCAAGAATTCACTACATTTTTCAGTCAATTTTTGTCAAGAGCTTGGAG GAAGTTGACCCTTGCAAGAACATAAGCGATGAAGATATTCGCACTAGCATACAGAATTCTGGCGGTCCAAAGGGTGCTATGTTTCTGCCAGAG TTGCCTTTTGAGATTCTTGTCCGAAGGCAGATAGGCCGTTTGCTTGATCCAAGTCTTCAGTGTGCTAAGTTTATCTATGATGAGTTGGTCAAA ATCAGCCATGGTTGCTTAACCAGTGAGCTGCAGAAATACCCAATTCTTAAAAGGCGGATGGGTGAATCAGTTAGCAATTTCTTGAGAGATGGTCTTCGACCTGCAGAAACAATGATAACCCATATTATTGAAATGGAG ATGGATTACATAAATACCTCACATTCAAGCTTTGTTGGAGGCAGCAAGGTTGTTGAACTTGCTAAGCACGATGGTCTACCTTTGAGAGGACCAACTTCACTATCGGCTCATAAG GATGGTATTGCTATAAGTTCTGAGATGCAGTTAAAATCTTCTATTGAGAACAATATACAGCTCAAATCTGAAAGAGGTCAAAAGTCACGTGCTGTTTTTGCAAGAGATGCTACCAGAGGAGCAACAGCTGAGCAG GGATTTCAGCCTGATACTGATGCAG GAACAAGTGCAGCAGGTGGAGGCCAGAAGGGTAACTCTCTAGTTGGTGGGAGTTTGTCAAACATGCCAGGACCGCGAGTCCTAAATAGCTTATACTCTATGATTCGGTTAAGAGAG CCACCCATCACATTGAAACCATCAGAAAACAAGACTGACCAGGATAGAACAGAGATAGCAATTGTGAAGCTATTGGTCAAATCTTACTATGACATTGTCAGAAAGAGTATTGAGGATGCAGTTCCAAAAGCTATAATGCACTTTCTG GTGAACCACACAAAGCGGGAGCTCCATAACGTTTTAATTCGGAAACTATACAG AGAGAACCTACTTGATGAAATGCTGAGGGAAACAGATGAAGTTCTTATCAGACGGCAGCGTATTCAAGAAACGCTCCAAGTTCTCGAACAAGCACATAGG ACGCTCGAAGAGTTTCCCCTTGAAGCTGAAAAGGTCGAGAAGGGTTACAGCCTATCTGAATATACAACCGGCCTTCCAAAACTCGCTGGACTTGGCAACCGCAGCCTCAGCTAG
- the LOC127334340 gene encoding dynamin-related protein 3A isoform X2, protein MADSVAAAEAAHPATVGQAVIPLVNRLQDIMARLDGDSAAGVELPQVAAIGGQSSGKSSVLEALVGRDFLPRGPEICTRRPLVLQLVRHSAPEEWGEFLHAPGRRFHDFEHIKREIQSETDKEAGGNKGVSEKQIRLKIFSPNVIDITLVDLPGITRVPVGDQPSDIESRIRTMIMQYIKHPSCIILAVSPANADLANSDALQLARLGDPDGSRTIGVITKLDIMDRGTDARNFLLGNVIPLKLGYVGIVNRSQEDINFNRSIKDALAFEEKFFSTLPAYHGLSQCCGVPQLAKKLNMILLKHITDMLPGLKSRINAQLVAVAKEHAAYGDAAESTAGQGVKLLNILGKYCEAFSSMVEGKNKVSTDQLSGGARIHYIFQSIFVKSLEEVDPCKNISDEDIRTSIQNSGGPKGAMFLPELPFEILVRRQIGRLLDPSLQCAKFIYDELVKISHGCLTSELQKYPILKRRMGESVSNFLRDGLRPAETMITHIIEMEMDYINTSHSSFVGGSKVVELAKHDGLPLRGPTSLSAHKDGIAISSEMQLKSSIENNIQLKSERGQKSRAVFARDATRGATAEQGFQPDTDADIDTEYVWVQVMENPSLDRRAGGGQKGNSLVGGSLSNMPGPRVLNSLYSMIRLREPPITLKPSENKTDQDRTEIAIVKLLVKSYYDIVRKSIEDAVPKAIMHFLVNHTKRELHNVLIRKLYRENLLDEMLRETDEVLIRRQRIQETLQVLEQAHRTLEEFPLEAEKVEKGYSLSEYTTGLPKLAGLGNRSLS, encoded by the exons ATGGCGGACTCGGTTGCGGCCGCTGAGGCGGCGCACCCGGCGACGGTGGGGCAGGCGGTGATCCCGCTCGTCAATAGGCTGCAGGACATCATGGCGCGGTTAGACGGCGACTCCGCCGCCGGCGTGGAGCTGCCACAGGTGGCGGCCATCGGCGGGCAGAGCAGCGGCAAGTCCAGTGTGCTGGAGGCGCTCGTCGGCCGCGACTTCCTCCCGAGGGGCCCCGAAATCTGCACCCGCCGGCCCCTCGTGCTCCAGCTCGTGCGCCACTCGGCCCCCGAGGAGTGGGGCGAGTTCCTCCACGCCCCCGGCCGCCGATTCCACGATTTCGAGCACATCAAGCGCGAGATCCAG TCGGAAACTGACAAAGAAGCTGGAGGTAACAAAGGGGTTTCCGAGAAACAGATCCGTCTTAAAATCTTTTCACCGAATGTCATTGACATCACCTTGGTTGACCTCCCTGGAATAACTAGGGTTCCAGTTGGAGATCAGCCTAGTGATATTGAGTCAAGAATAAGAACAATGATCATGCAATACATTAAGCATCCAAGCTGCATTATCTTGGCTGTCTCACCCGCAAATGCAGATTTAGCTAATTCTGATGCGCTTCAACTGGCAAGGCTTGGTGATCCTGATG GATCGAGGACAATTGGTGTTATCACCAAG TTGGACATCATGGACAGGGGAACTGATGCTCGTAACTTTTTACTGGGAAATGTGATTCCTCTCAAGCTTGGTTATGTAGGTATTGTGAATCGCAGCCAAGAG GACATCAACTTTAACCGAAGCATTAAAGATGCACTTGCCTTTGAGGAGAAGTTTTTCTCGACTCTACCT GCTTATCACGGTCTTTCACAATGCTGTGGTGTTCCTCAATTAGCCAAGAAGTTAAATATG ATTCTACTAAAGCACATTACTGATATGCTTCCAGGTTTGAAATCTCGAATAAATGCTCAGTTGGTAGCAGTTGCAAAGGAACATGCTGCTTATGGTGATGCTGCAGAATCAACG GCTGGCCAGGGAGTTAAACTATTGAACATATTGGGAAAATATTGTGAAG CCTTTTCTTCAATGGTGGAGGGCAAAAATAAAGTGTCAACAGATCAGCTTTCTGGTGGAGCAAGAATTCACTACATTTTTCAGTCAATTTTTGTCAAGAGCTTGGAG GAAGTTGACCCTTGCAAGAACATAAGCGATGAAGATATTCGCACTAGCATACAGAATTCTGGCGGTCCAAAGGGTGCTATGTTTCTGCCAGAG TTGCCTTTTGAGATTCTTGTCCGAAGGCAGATAGGCCGTTTGCTTGATCCAAGTCTTCAGTGTGCTAAGTTTATCTATGATGAGTTGGTCAAA ATCAGCCATGGTTGCTTAACCAGTGAGCTGCAGAAATACCCAATTCTTAAAAGGCGGATGGGTGAATCAGTTAGCAATTTCTTGAGAGATGGTCTTCGACCTGCAGAAACAATGATAACCCATATTATTGAAATGGAG ATGGATTACATAAATACCTCACATTCAAGCTTTGTTGGAGGCAGCAAGGTTGTTGAACTTGCTAAGCACGATGGTCTACCTTTGAGAGGACCAACTTCACTATCGGCTCATAAG GATGGTATTGCTATAAGTTCTGAGATGCAGTTAAAATCTTCTATTGAGAACAATATACAGCTCAAATCTGAAAGAGGTCAAAAGTCACGTGCTGTTTTTGCAAGAGATGCTACCAGAGGAGCAACAGCTGAGCAG GGATTTCAGCCTGATACTGATGCAG ATATTGACACAGAGTATGTTTGGGTCCAAGTCATGGAAAATCCTAGCCTTGACAGGCGAG CAGGTGGAGGCCAGAAGGGTAACTCTCTAGTTGGTGGGAGTTTGTCAAACATGCCAGGACCGCGAGTCCTAAATAGCTTATACTCTATGATTCGGTTAAGAGAG CCACCCATCACATTGAAACCATCAGAAAACAAGACTGACCAGGATAGAACAGAGATAGCAATTGTGAAGCTATTGGTCAAATCTTACTATGACATTGTCAGAAAGAGTATTGAGGATGCAGTTCCAAAAGCTATAATGCACTTTCTG GTGAACCACACAAAGCGGGAGCTCCATAACGTTTTAATTCGGAAACTATACAG AGAGAACCTACTTGATGAAATGCTGAGGGAAACAGATGAAGTTCTTATCAGACGGCAGCGTATTCAAGAAACGCTCCAAGTTCTCGAACAAGCACATAGG ACGCTCGAAGAGTTTCCCCTTGAAGCTGAAAAGGTCGAGAAGGGTTACAGCCTATCTGAATATACAACCGGCCTTCCAAAACTCGCTGGACTTGGCAACCGCAGCCTCAGCTAG
- the LOC127334340 gene encoding dynamin-related protein 3A isoform X1 codes for MADSVAAAEAAHPATVGQAVIPLVNRLQDIMARLDGDSAAGVELPQVAAIGGQSSGKSSVLEALVGRDFLPRGPEICTRRPLVLQLVRHSAPEEWGEFLHAPGRRFHDFEHIKREIQSETDKEAGGNKGVSEKQIRLKIFSPNVIDITLVDLPGITRVPVGDQPSDIESRIRTMIMQYIKHPSCIILAVSPANADLANSDALQLARLGDPDGSRTIGVITKLDIMDRGTDARNFLLGNVIPLKLGYVGIVNRSQEDINFNRSIKDALAFEEKFFSTLPAYHGLSQCCGVPQLAKKLNMILLKHITDMLPGLKSRINAQLVAVAKEHAAYGDAAESTAGQGVKLLNILGKYCEAFSSMVEGKNKVSTDQLSGGARIHYIFQSIFVKSLEEVDPCKNISDEDIRTSIQNSGGPKGAMFLPELPFEILVRRQIGRLLDPSLQCAKFIYDELVKISHGCLTSELQKYPILKRRMGESVSNFLRDGLRPAETMITHIIEMEMDYINTSHSSFVGGSKVVELAKHDGLPLRGPTSLSAHKDGIAISSEMQLKSSIENNIQLKSERGQKSRAVFARDATRGATAEQGFQPDTDADIDTEYVWVQVMENPSLDRRGTSAAGGGQKGNSLVGGSLSNMPGPRVLNSLYSMIRLREPPITLKPSENKTDQDRTEIAIVKLLVKSYYDIVRKSIEDAVPKAIMHFLVNHTKRELHNVLIRKLYRENLLDEMLRETDEVLIRRQRIQETLQVLEQAHRTLEEFPLEAEKVEKGYSLSEYTTGLPKLAGLGNRSLS; via the exons ATGGCGGACTCGGTTGCGGCCGCTGAGGCGGCGCACCCGGCGACGGTGGGGCAGGCGGTGATCCCGCTCGTCAATAGGCTGCAGGACATCATGGCGCGGTTAGACGGCGACTCCGCCGCCGGCGTGGAGCTGCCACAGGTGGCGGCCATCGGCGGGCAGAGCAGCGGCAAGTCCAGTGTGCTGGAGGCGCTCGTCGGCCGCGACTTCCTCCCGAGGGGCCCCGAAATCTGCACCCGCCGGCCCCTCGTGCTCCAGCTCGTGCGCCACTCGGCCCCCGAGGAGTGGGGCGAGTTCCTCCACGCCCCCGGCCGCCGATTCCACGATTTCGAGCACATCAAGCGCGAGATCCAG TCGGAAACTGACAAAGAAGCTGGAGGTAACAAAGGGGTTTCCGAGAAACAGATCCGTCTTAAAATCTTTTCACCGAATGTCATTGACATCACCTTGGTTGACCTCCCTGGAATAACTAGGGTTCCAGTTGGAGATCAGCCTAGTGATATTGAGTCAAGAATAAGAACAATGATCATGCAATACATTAAGCATCCAAGCTGCATTATCTTGGCTGTCTCACCCGCAAATGCAGATTTAGCTAATTCTGATGCGCTTCAACTGGCAAGGCTTGGTGATCCTGATG GATCGAGGACAATTGGTGTTATCACCAAG TTGGACATCATGGACAGGGGAACTGATGCTCGTAACTTTTTACTGGGAAATGTGATTCCTCTCAAGCTTGGTTATGTAGGTATTGTGAATCGCAGCCAAGAG GACATCAACTTTAACCGAAGCATTAAAGATGCACTTGCCTTTGAGGAGAAGTTTTTCTCGACTCTACCT GCTTATCACGGTCTTTCACAATGCTGTGGTGTTCCTCAATTAGCCAAGAAGTTAAATATG ATTCTACTAAAGCACATTACTGATATGCTTCCAGGTTTGAAATCTCGAATAAATGCTCAGTTGGTAGCAGTTGCAAAGGAACATGCTGCTTATGGTGATGCTGCAGAATCAACG GCTGGCCAGGGAGTTAAACTATTGAACATATTGGGAAAATATTGTGAAG CCTTTTCTTCAATGGTGGAGGGCAAAAATAAAGTGTCAACAGATCAGCTTTCTGGTGGAGCAAGAATTCACTACATTTTTCAGTCAATTTTTGTCAAGAGCTTGGAG GAAGTTGACCCTTGCAAGAACATAAGCGATGAAGATATTCGCACTAGCATACAGAATTCTGGCGGTCCAAAGGGTGCTATGTTTCTGCCAGAG TTGCCTTTTGAGATTCTTGTCCGAAGGCAGATAGGCCGTTTGCTTGATCCAAGTCTTCAGTGTGCTAAGTTTATCTATGATGAGTTGGTCAAA ATCAGCCATGGTTGCTTAACCAGTGAGCTGCAGAAATACCCAATTCTTAAAAGGCGGATGGGTGAATCAGTTAGCAATTTCTTGAGAGATGGTCTTCGACCTGCAGAAACAATGATAACCCATATTATTGAAATGGAG ATGGATTACATAAATACCTCACATTCAAGCTTTGTTGGAGGCAGCAAGGTTGTTGAACTTGCTAAGCACGATGGTCTACCTTTGAGAGGACCAACTTCACTATCGGCTCATAAG GATGGTATTGCTATAAGTTCTGAGATGCAGTTAAAATCTTCTATTGAGAACAATATACAGCTCAAATCTGAAAGAGGTCAAAAGTCACGTGCTGTTTTTGCAAGAGATGCTACCAGAGGAGCAACAGCTGAGCAG GGATTTCAGCCTGATACTGATGCAG ATATTGACACAGAGTATGTTTGGGTCCAAGTCATGGAAAATCCTAGCCTTGACAGGCGAG GAACAAGTGCAGCAGGTGGAGGCCAGAAGGGTAACTCTCTAGTTGGTGGGAGTTTGTCAAACATGCCAGGACCGCGAGTCCTAAATAGCTTATACTCTATGATTCGGTTAAGAGAG CCACCCATCACATTGAAACCATCAGAAAACAAGACTGACCAGGATAGAACAGAGATAGCAATTGTGAAGCTATTGGTCAAATCTTACTATGACATTGTCAGAAAGAGTATTGAGGATGCAGTTCCAAAAGCTATAATGCACTTTCTG GTGAACCACACAAAGCGGGAGCTCCATAACGTTTTAATTCGGAAACTATACAG AGAGAACCTACTTGATGAAATGCTGAGGGAAACAGATGAAGTTCTTATCAGACGGCAGCGTATTCAAGAAACGCTCCAAGTTCTCGAACAAGCACATAGG ACGCTCGAAGAGTTTCCCCTTGAAGCTGAAAAGGTCGAGAAGGGTTACAGCCTATCTGAATATACAACCGGCCTTCCAAAACTCGCTGGACTTGGCAACCGCAGCCTCAGCTAG